The DNA region ACTAGAACCGAAAAAgctttaaaaattatcaaaattaacgAAAATAAGCTTTATAGGTCATCTATGTTTTAAAAAGcctaaaatcaaatttcatcTATGTTTTAAAAAGcctaaaatcaaatttcattcgaactagttttcatattttgtaaataaatcatttctaacataaattgaatttgaataaaaataatagcaCTTTcaccaaaaaaaattcaaagaaaactttaaaaataactaaatatttaaattgtctGCCTTGTTTTTTTAGTTTCTGTAATAAATTTTCGGTCAAGTATTgatttttattgtatattatttacaattaaGTATTATGAACATTCTAGTCCAGAAAAATCCAAcatataacataataaaaataaatttgatcaaagGACATTGAAAACTGATCCTAAAATGGCTAAAAATGGACTTTTCTGCACTGATCATCATTTACGTTAGTTAAAGTTCGGTCAAAGGTAGGATTTTCTTGCCTATTATGATATTCTTATGTGTTAGAGACAATCCAGTCCAAGTATATTTGAAATCCAACATGATTTGCATAAATTTGATCATTGATTAGTGATGAAACCCAAAAATTGGCTTAAAACTTAGTGTTTTTTTGCATTGATTTATAATTTCCTTGATTTTGATTCCAATAATGttctgttttttttgtttttttttatatttttattaataatatgagttattttaagtcaaaaaatatttgaaaaatgagTCATTTAGGACTaccaaaatgataaaattaaggCTGTAGACGTGTAAATTTGAAAGAATGAAGTACCCATTATAGCGAGGCTTGTTCTTCAGTCTTCTAGCGCTTCTTCAAGAGTTCCGGCGCTTTTCAGGCGACGCTTGTTCTGTTGCAACTGCAGGCGCTTCTGACGCTCTGCTAGCGGCCCTGACTGTATTCTTCagttttctttttgtttattctatatttttgtataatttttaaaaaaaaaaataattaggttttgacattttttttatttgtttagttaAGTTTGTGGCTTGTTTCATCCTAGGTTATGATAAATTTTACCCTAACttagaattaatatttttttttgttagacttaaaaactttttttttaattataatattttttatatatatttaaaaactcaaaaataataaaactttagaacctttaaataattcactaaagttcttaaaaaatttaggccaattaaattttgattaataatttgtttagttTTGATTTTAGGATAGCTTTATGTGAATTATTTGtacttattttcaaattttatctttgtttatttttgtttttgtctaATATCAATCTTtaaatgttaaatgaaaaaatctaaatagTAAAGCGTAAAGATTTTAAAAGAAacaccaaaattaattagtagagaccttaggggcgttgtgggacatagggtctaaaaaacatttttctcacacgtaaccaaacgccgaactcattctcttaatttaagaatttttaaaattagttggcgactctctagttgtgaggttaattaatattgaaaaagtaaaaatagacctatgacatacttcccattaaaaaactctcaatctctcccaCATTCGACGGAAATGTAAACTATGGAATTATCTACAAAACCTcgttttataaacttaaaattttcaaaccttaAAACTAATTCTACTtacgttttcaaaaaaaaaattaaaaaaaagagcgTCCCAGATTTTTCAAACTCATCGatcaaaaaatgtttttaaaatcgATCACAGTTTTCTTGGCGTTCATAGTGgatcgattttttaaaaaatatatttttgatcgACGAGTTTAAAAATCTGGGACACTTTTTATAAAgcttattttgaaaatgtgaggggattaattttaaggtttgaaagatttaagtttataaaacgaggttttgtagacaactccataaTTTACCGTCCCGTAGAAACAAgaagagattgagagttttttaatgggtaGTATGTCATAGACCtactttaactttttcaatattaattaacctcacgactagagagtcgccacttaattttaaaaattaggaaattaagagagtgggttcggcgtttggttacgtgtggaaaagagttttttagacgctatgtcccacaacgcccctaaggtctccactaattaattttggtatttCTTTTAAACTCCTTACGTTTTAGAAATTAGATTTTTCCATTTAACATTTAAGATTGGCATTAGATTAAAATCAAAAAAGTAATAAACAAAGATAAAacttaaagaaaaataagaaaataaacctaagcaaataattcacacataaagttattCTAAAAACCAAAGCTAAgcaaattattaatcaaatttaattggcctaagtctatattgatttttaagaactttagtgaattatataaaggttctaatttttattttttttttataaaagaattgtAATTCAAGAATAAAAAAAGTCCTAAGTCTAAAAAAATCTTAAGCCTAAGTtagttcaattttagttaaggtttaattttaaaaataattctaacctaggatcaagcaAGTCACAACTCTCttaactaagaaaataaaaaaaatgtcaaacaaacaaCCCTAAatctaaaaagtaaaaaataaaaaaataaaaaaataataagatgcAGCTCGGTCCTCAGTTCTCGGTCTTGGGTCAGCTTCAGATGCAGGCTATAGGTCCTAAGAGTTGCTAAAAGAGCATACCTATTATTCTTTCTAGTTTTGACTTGACCCTATTCTAACTAATTTTTGATGATtcaaatggatcccaaattgTATTAAAACTTTCATAAACTTTATTaacttataattaaacatttatatatacaaaatactTTGATCTACTCattcaaaaacattataaaataaataaataaataaaactgtataaaaaaacaaatattttgttttttgtttttttagattcttcaaattcaaatagccctttaaattaagagtttattaacatataattaaacatcttatatatacaaaatacaaagatctaataattcaaaaaatataaaataaataaaataaaattgtacataaaaaaaacagattgtttttcttgtttttttagggttttccaaatggacgattttggttttataaaaaatgcatttttcttttttgttaaggaccttatatttaaatttgaactttctgtttgttttttaattatattttattttatttacatgttattagtgttttacatatttacaaagaaatcatgcagaaagttaaagttaataattatacatacaaTCATATTACATAATAGAAAAGACAAAAGCACTCTTATTAtgtaaaagataaaaattaaaggtAAAATCAAGAAGCTTATAAAGATAGTTATTTTCTTGACTTAAGTGGATGAACTCTTTTATTTCCAGACAACACTTGTGACCAATAATCTAATTAGTTGTTGCTAGGAAATTTCAAAGGAATTgagagtgatttttttttttttgcaaagtGTTAAAGGAGATATTTATAGACAAAACTATAAAACCCCAActaaaggcccatttaacacacttgacaTTGGAAAAAAATCCATTATAAAcatgtacaaatgtttaaaaatatagagCAATTTCCACTTAACATGTTATTAAATGTGAAGTGATATCCAATGAGatttaaactctaattaataaatgatgtaatcctttattattttaatttttaattaaaaaatgaccaGTCTTCTTGATTGAATCATTCTTCCTCTTTTGATTTCCCAACCCTTCACTTTTGATTTTGTCTTtccaaaatcttaaaaaaataaataataataattaattaaaaaacaaattattaattaacttaactaataataataataaaaaaaaaaactaaataattattcCTTTTTAAAACAATcctatttattcttaatttaaaagaataaaaaaataacaaatttaattaaactaatctaattaaaactaattatttaaaaacatctaatctaactaatgaaaacaaactacaaaaatatactttaatgattttcttaaaaaaactttataaaaaatgttatatatatattttataattttttaaattaattaaataaaccttaaatattctaaatataataacttactTAAGTGTTTTAACTTAGACAAATTACTATCTTAATTTactaagaatttaaaataaattatttttaaaaactcaattattctaaaataattgtcttttaaaataaattgcttgtgaatgaatttaataaatttgtataggctctaatttcttaattttataatctataaaattagaatgaaaaatgagtgtctataatcaatactattaaatatttatagtgAAGTACTGCTTCTCAAATACACATGAccaacatataaaattaaataaagaagagtatatataaattaatggaTAGAGTTTCGCTTAAAACCAAAGGAAAAATTAGGGTTCAATGGTTATGTTGGATCGATAAGCTGTTCAGGTTCATCAATGACTATCCAAAGTTGATGACTATCCAAAGTTTGCTGGTCCATTCTGAAATTGCCGGTCGTGGCTAAATAGAGAAacgagaaaaaataaatgacaaaaGAATTAGAGTGATGGCAAGAATTTATTTgatgttttaatttttcaactAATAAATACTCTTAAAATGTTCTAGAATATcatatcattatttttctaaatctaTTACCCACAAAATcctaattttttgaaaattttcaaatttttaacttacacttttttttatttaaaatcggTAATAATTTATGTACTTTTGTGCTAAATTATTACAAGttacattatactttgaaaAATAGACACCAActaaaattctaaaacaaactgaaagataatgaaaatgtttgaagagaattataatttttacatatttggagtagaatatatatatatatatatatatatatatatatatatatatatatatataagatctatttttttattttttccttctTATATTGTATTTCttaattattgattaaaaaagTATGTGTAATGTATGAGATAAGTCAAATAACATTACCAAAATTTATAGAACATTTGatataatattcagatttttataagatttttttggaTTTCTACGAAGTACATGTTTCTATACGAGGATGTTTATTTCcgctaaaatattttgattacgTCGTCACCATTTTGGACCAATCGGCTCAAATTGCATGTCTACCACTATTCACATAAGATCGAGAGCTGCCCCCATTTCCGTTCCGTATATAAATCAGTTAAGAAATAGTACTACTTGATAATTCCTAATCTGCAGATCATCGGTTGGACCACTCGGTCCTGGGTTCCAGTATCCTCGGTCCTAAATCTCAGCCAGGACCGAAGACGCTCGGCTGTGAAAAGTGTAATTTTTGGATGTCACAAatttagatattattataatagagaTGTATTATCGATTATCATCAATATCAATAACTTGACCTACCATAGATCCTCCCCAAAAAAATTTGACCTAGTGGTGTTTGTTATGATCCTaagaatacaaataaattaaagggTGGAATTGAATATATTAGTTTAAGATAAAGGACAGGTATGATTTCATGGCAGAAGATTTGATTAGAAACATTCAAGATCGATCGCGGGAAAGTTGGAAATATAGATGCAATCAAATCTCAACTTctcattcaattcaattcaattcaatgcAATGCCATCAGCAGGATTTCCCAATCAACATTCCTTCTTCCTCTGTTGAATAAATCACAGACAGAGGAAGAAGGAAAAGGAAAACTTTGATCACAATCCCTTTTGCTTATACGAAATAACAATCTCTGCGCTAATTCTTCTCCTTTCCTTAATTTTCGATCAATCGATCGATCGTGGAGTTATCTGTTTGGCGGCGGCCACACCAGGAAAGCTTGAAATGTCAGACAGAAATCAGTCTTCAGCTTTGAAGAAGATCTTCGTTCGCGCACTTCGTAATGGTGCCGCAAAGGGTTTCTTCAAGCAGAAGCCTCGTACGCCTCAAGATGTCGTTTGCCAGACTCGCGCGCTTCTTGTTTATCTCGAAGCCGATCTCGGCGAAGGCGGACCTAGGCATGTAGTCAAGGTTAGATTCCATTCCATGTTTGGATTATCCCTGACTTGTTGATTTCTGCACATTGGTGaatctaaatattatattttcccCAAACTATATCTTTGGATTGTTTAATTCGCGCCACAACAACTAGGGAAACTTTTGATATGCATGTTTATGAGAgatcattaattaatcaattccTCTATTGCTTgatttttcataatttctttTGATATGCTTGTTTTGCATAAACCTGGTTTCCCCTATTTCCCATTGTGAACATGCATCTTTCTGATGCATCGTATTGCATTAGTGCTGAAGTTCATCCATTACTGACATTGAGTGTCATCCTTCATTCAGATGACGGAATTGAATAAACTAATGCGTGACATAAAGGTGATCCTTTATGGAGATAGTGAATCCGAGCCTAATCCAGATGCATGTGCACAAGTGACTCAGGAATTCTTCAGAGAAAACACATTGCGCCTACTTATTGTTTGTCTACCAAAATTGGATTTAGAGGTGAATTTGAAGTCGGTATTTTTCTTGTAAAGTTCATGATTACATCAAATTGATACTTTAAAGTACATTCTTTTCCATTAACAAGTAAGGTCACTGAGGAAACCATATGAGGAAGAAGGCAAATAAATCTTGTCTTGTAAagttattttcttcttcttctcatttcTTATTGCTAAAAGTATGTTTTCTCCTAGGCTCGTAAAGATGCCACTCAGGTAGTTGCCAATTTGCAAAGGCAACCGGTTCATTCTCGACTAATTGCCTCTGAATACTTGGAAGCTAACCTAGACCTCGTAGATATTCTAATATGCGGGTACACAATTGCTTTagattttttctattttctttttgaTGGTCAATGTTGCTACAACTTTGTGCACATCTTAACGTTTCAAGGAAAACTTTTCATTGATCCACGTTTCGCGAATGTTACCTAATTTAATGCTAATAACAAAAGCATAAAAGAAAACAAGTCCCAAACAAACAGCTCATACCTCCAAATCGAGATTCTGGAAAGGTTCCAAGTCTTGTTGGAGCTCAAATTTCTTGGCGGGTACACCACAGACATGCTCCGACCATGTTCCCTTATAGTTGTTACCAATGAAAAGTTTTGTTTTGGCTATTTTTGGTTCCTTTTTCTCTGTGCTTCTTTCTTGCTTCCTTTAATTTCTTAGGCCATATATTTCACATATTGAGCTTACTTTCCTTGTGAATACGACACCTACCATTCATTTCATGTTGTGTAGGTGGTCCATCTACTTGTGGATTGCCAAGGAAAGCTTAATTAGTTTgtttgtttagaaaaaaaagcttttagtttgatttgttttatttaattagtatgAGTGTATGACTATCATATGCTTGTTTTTATTGATGAGTTTggacattattttataatttttcagtTATGAGGATCCTGTTcttgctttacactatggtggAATGCTGAGGGAGTGCATACGACATCAGGTAGTTGCAAGGTAAGAGTTCTGAGAGCTTCTCAatgatatttttcaattatatattttgtaaatggtCCGAATGTGAAGAGTCGAATCCATGATCTGAGGACATGAGTTCATGTGTTTTATCACTGAGCTCATAGAGTTGACCctgatatttttcaaattttgacaTTGTTATAAGTTGTTCAATCTTTAAAGCCTCAAGTTGAGTATGTTAATGTTTGTGCATGGTTACTCATGTAAAGGAGCTAATATGTTCATAGGTGTCTTTGATCTGCtcgtttttgtttattatttgatattttgtaaAGATGCTACTCTTTTATTTCAGGCACCTTTTGGCTTCAGAACATATGAAGAAATTTTTCGATTACATACAACTTCCATATTTTGACGTTGCTTCAGATGCCTTAGTAACATTTAAGGTGACGCCTCTCTCTCTTTCAACTTGATGCTTGTCACAGACAAGTTCTTCTCTTCCATTTTACTAATCCACTCATACATTAAATAACATTTGCCTGTTCTAAAAACtgatttatttgtataaataaccAAAATAGGTTGATTTGAATTGTTAGATTGAATAGGTAGGTTATTGGAAATATCCCAAGGTCTGCTTTGACTGGGtcatttgatattaattttaaatagttcattACTCAATCAACAATTTACCCATCACTCACATCATTCAAACCACAaactaaaatattcaaaaattctctatttaaataaataaataaattattttatcattatatatctatctttcatttctttgtatctaatacaaccaattttcaataACCAcatagttattcaaataactcaagaTTAAACAAGGCCTTATTCAAGTTCAATCAAAAGCAAAGCCTAActgattttgttttttgaaaatatacCTGTTGGGTGTGCTAACTTCAAATTGTCAATTGTAGGAGCTTTTGACCAGGCATAAGTCTACAGTTGCTGAATTTctgtgtaaaaattatgatatGGTACGTTTCTGGTATCTCGAAAAAATCTACATTGCAGATACAGTGGGATTTCCACACTGGcatattttttgtttactttcGATATATTGTATGTGATTACCAATTTTGGTCTGTTATCATTTTCAAAATGGCTGTGTTGTAAATGGAGGAATATTTTGTTGTCTTCAGTTTTTTGCTGATTTCAATTTGAAACTATTGGAGTCTTCGAATTATATCATCAGAAGGCAAGCTATTAAGGTAATGGCTGATACATTTAAGATTCTTCTATTGTTTTCATCTGGATTAATAAGATGTTTGCAcataattcactaaagtttgCACTTATCCCTTTGTTCAATGTTCTTGGAATGTTGAAGGATTTTGCTAACAACACATCACATTGATTTCAGCTGTTGGGTGAAATTATGTTGGAAAGATCAAATTCTCCTGTTATGGTACAATATGTCAGTTCAAAGGACAACTTGCGGATACTAATGAATCTGATGAGAGTATGTATTTCTTATGTTCTCCTTATTTTCATTGCAAACTGTTAATTATGATGTAGATGGAGCCTATTCGAAATTGAAAAATCACTTAAAAACTTATAGGATTGTCTTTTGGCTTATGATCCAAAGTATAACGTGAGTTTAGGctttttatttggtataactattattttttggatcatgCATTGCGATAACAAACAtgttttatttacatatatattctcACTGTGGAAGTTTCTTGATGTGTCAtttgcacatatcacataataAATGATAAGACAAGGTTTAATGTGTTTCTACTTTGGTTGCAGGAGACTAGCAAATCCATCCCAATAGATGCGTTTCACGTGTTTAAGGTATTTTGTAGACATTgatatgttaatatataataaaactgaAGATGACATTATTATTGCAACAGTTATTTGCCACAAACGAAAAGAAAACTCCTGAAATAGTGACGATACTAATTGCAAATAGAAACAAGCTTTTGCGGTTCTTGGCAGGATTCAAGACAGAAAAAGGTGACAGAcaaacatacatacataaatATATGGTACCTTAAATAATATGGTTTGAAGCATTAAACTAATTAAGTTTAGTGTGGTTTGCAGAGGATGAACAGTTTGAGGCAGATAAAACTaaagttataaaagaaataGCGCAGCTGGAAGCTGTTGATCATCCTCAGATGACGATGGAAATGGATAAATGTAGTGAGTTGTAActagattattattattgtgttaTTATTTGATTGAAATTGTTCATATAATCAACCCCTTTGAAGAAGAGAGTCAGACAATGGTAACAGATTTTGTGGATTATCATTGTCATGATTctcttctcttttatttattttttattattttgaaaagaataaAGACCAATTGAAGGAACTATTTGTAAAATAATCAACATATATGTGTATATGTTTGTGTGtgatattcatttattttttcagaGATGATGCATGTagacaataaatatatatgtatttgtttatttattgacTTCTTGTTGATATTTGAGCTTCAGCTCGATCAGGGCACAACAGTTGATAAGTCATTTGGAAAGTTCAATTTAGATGTATTTTTAAAGTTCAATTTGGATCCACACCCTTTATTGAGCAAGTCCCTCTTTCCGAAATTCAATTTGGTGTCATTGATAAAAATTTAGATGTATTTTTAAAtctcattataaaaaaaaaatcatgtgcTTGCATTGTCTTGATCAAGGTAAGCAAACTTTCTATGGAATTTGAAATGCTTTGAGACTGTTAACATGTGAAATTGCTTATATTTGATAAACAAGTGTTCATAATATCTATGTTAGTAGAAttgaatcttttttttaaatgtaagaaaTGAAGTTGATGGATTTTACTTAGCACTTGATTATTCTTGGCCATGCTTTCTTCTATATTTGTATCTTTTGTTTAATTGTggatattttcatttaaaccTTCAATCCTTCCTACTCTAATTCCTTACTTTCATTTTTGTTTCCCTCAATTGGATAGTTTTTCAATACATTCTCTTCTTTAGACATTTCAATTATTGGTATACTAATGTAAACACACCAATATTTTACATCATTTGAAATTGTAACTTTAAGATATAATTCCCATCTATGTTAAAAatgatttctaaaaaaattatgaacacgtgaattaaaataaaataattagtcaataaaatgatgttaaatTAGATCTCGAATTAACTAAATACCGGATATGAAATAAATAAGTGAAaccctaaataaataaataactataaaatgtgtaaaaataaataaataatatatatatatatatatttgtttagttgaattttatgttttgtattattgtaagaaaaaaaagagtCAACTGGTATAAGGAAGGCTGAAATCTAACAAGGAAATAAGGAATAAGCCTAGATCGCAGGCTCATTCCTGCGAAATAAGCTTAGTGTGAGTCTCAAAATCCATCATCCTTGCACTAGGAATTGAGAGGAAGACAAGGCATGAGGCTAAAATGTGTCTCAAACGAATTTCTCGAGGATGGGATATTTTTTAAGGCGTACAACAACTTACTAAAATAGTGAACTTCCACatatatatgacaaaaaaaGTGACTCATGTATGCACATGAAATTAATCCAAGAACATAAACATGACATCTAAAAGCACCAATCCACATCTTGTTTTGAATGATAATTATTGTAGAAATATGGGATTTTGTACAGAGCAAAGAGTGAAAGAATGGAATGGAGTGTTCAGATCAATGCGTACCTGTTTAAGAAATAAGGTTCACATTGGTCACGAGAAATACAATTTTGAGCCCTTTGTATTTGTCAAGTCCTTCCTCCTTCTTTACCCCCATTAATGGGTATCAGTGgtttaattacataaattcaTGATAATTGAGTAATATACCTTCATAGACCATTCAAAAAGTTTTGGTTTCAAGTACATTTGAAAAGAACAGTCATATAAATGCAGGAGAAATCTTATGATTCACAAAGGCAATTGCCTCCATGAGTGGCTGAAAAGAAACAGAAGTCTGACCCTACCAAATTTGGACATGCAAACAACCTGGTTTGAAGCTATTGGACATTTGTGGTAGTTATCCGAATGCTAGGACTTATAGGACAAATGAAAAGAACTGGACTGAGAATTGTTATTTGCAGTTTTGTTGGACATTCTGAAATACTCAGGGATAACAAGTTCTACTATCCCACTAATACGACAAAACTTTAGACTAGAGATTCACAATCCTTTGAGGATGTTGAGTTTGTGCGGGGGGAGGGGGGGATAAGGTTAAATATATTgcctttgaagaaaaatatgttGATATTCCTTTTGTTGTTTCCTATGGCAGCTAGGTTTGTGTTCCTGAACAAGGCATTATATATGAACTAACTCCCTAAAAATCAAGATGGTATTCAGGACATCCAATCTATAACATACAAATACCAGCTTATCATATCATACAAATATGGTGGGTGCTACTGCTGTTGAGATATTTAAGAAGAATGAAACCGAAATATTAGAGCATCGGATAGCATGATATTCAAAGGTTTAGAGTGCATAAAGATGGTAGCATTCCACATTGATTcataaaagaagagaaatgaactgtttcaatttataaaatcaaggACTTAGGAGTAAGTAAGGAAGTAAGTCACTACTTGCCATGTTTCTCGTTCAATTTCTGCGTGATAAAATCAGAACGTGCTTTGGTTCGTGCTTGTTGTGGAGCAACATTAACATATGAGAGATGGGCACCAATACCGAATAATGAAGCACCCATGAGAAACCATGCCACAGTCACAGCCAACTTCTTTGGAGTGGAGGGATAGCATAAACCCATCTTTTTTTCTACTGTAAACAtacatcaataaaaatatatgaaaaacttcAACACAAGATCATGGAAAATGTAG from Impatiens glandulifera chromosome 5, dImpGla2.1, whole genome shotgun sequence includes:
- the LOC124937619 gene encoding putative MO25-like protein At5g47540, which produces MSDRNQSSALKKIFVRALRNGAAKGFFKQKPRTPQDVVCQTRALLVYLEADLGEGGPRHVVKMTELNKLMRDIKVILYGDSESEPNPDACAQVTQEFFRENTLRLLIVCLPKLDLEARKDATQVVANLQRQPVHSRLIASEYLEANLDLVDILICGYEDPVLALHYGGMLRECIRHQVVARHLLASEHMKKFFDYIQLPYFDVASDALVTFKELLTRHKSTVAEFLCKNYDMFFADFNLKLLESSNYIIRRQAIKLLGEIMLERSNSPVMVQYVSSKDNLRILMNLMRETSKSIPIDAFHVFKLFATNEKKTPEIVTILIANRNKLLRFLAGFKTEKEDEQFEADKTKVIKEIAQLEAVDHPQMTMEMDKCSEL